One window from the genome of Montipora foliosa isolate CH-2021 chromosome 5, ASM3666993v2, whole genome shotgun sequence encodes:
- the LOC138004383 gene encoding histamine H2 receptor-like translates to MTSPECITWMTVGLAESVAIVTLNLCTIIVFTRNRNLRKRSTYLVINLAVTDMLVGGVAVYYLFYLFGVFCNVWRGHLNEHLAGYIDIILICFPGMSLINITIIALERAYATFRPFKHRVLKKRVYGLLIVFVWVITALSSFLGLKYFLEGVTGLYLTIAFGSFELLIICVSYSSIVIKVRCGAHPQHHGAASRERKLTMTLLIVTVSSLLFLPAFFFSILLDSGKFKIPFSVEINIHGALWVSLGANSLVNPILYAIRMPEYRSTLAALFRKKPTLRNRERRVVDLPLRDL, encoded by the coding sequence ATGACTTCACCCGAGTGCATAACCTGGATGACTGTAGGCTTGGCCGAGTCTGTTGCCATAGTAACACTCAACCTCTGTacgataattgtttttacaagaAACCGTAATCTTCGCAAGCGCAGCACGTACCTGGTGATAAATTTGGCAGTTACAGATATGTTGGTTGGAGGAGTTGCTGTGTATTACCTGTTCTATTTGTTTGGAGTATTCTGTAATGTATGGAGGGGGCATCTTAATGAACATTTGGCAGGTTATATAGACATAATACTTATTTGTTTTCCTGGTATGTCTTTAATAAACATAACCATTATTGCTTTAGAACGGGCATATGCGACATTTCGGCCTTTCAAGCATCGCGTGCTGAAAAAACGGGTGTATGGCCTATTAATTGTCTTTGTTTGGGTTATTACGGCATTAAGTAGTTTCTTAGgtcttaaatattttttagaGGGAGTCACGGGTCTTTACTTAACGATTGCATTTGGCTCGTTTGAACTTTTGATCATTTGTGTATCTTACTCATCCATTGTTATTAAAGTCCGTTGTGGAGCGCATCCTCAACATCATGGTGCAGCCAGTAGAGAAAGAAAATTGACTATGACATTGTTGATTGTGACTGTTTCATCTCTTTTGTTCCTGCCAGCATTTTTTTTCAGTATTCTCCTTGATAGCGGTAAATTTAAAATCCCCTTTTCAGTGGAAATAAATATACATGGTGCACTTTGGGTTTCACTTGGTGCAAACTCTCTTGTCAATCCTATATTATACGCTATCCGCATGCCAGAATACAGATCTACTTTAGCTGCACTCTTTCGCAAAAAACCTACACTTCGTAACCGTGAAAGGCGAGTTGTAGATTTACCTCTTCGTGACTTGTAA